The nucleotide window TGGTTCTCGTAATAGAGTTCACATTATTAATCTAGAAAAAACTTTACCTATGTTTAATATATCTACATCAGAATTAAAAAAAATTTTTTTAAAAAAAGGTAAAATTTTATTTGTTGGTACTAAAAAAGCAGCCAGTGAAGGAATTAAAAATATTGCAATTAATCTTAATCAATTTTATGTTAATCATCGTTGGCTGGGTGGTATGTTAACTAATTGGAAAACTGTACGTCAATCAATTAAACGTTTGAAAGATTTAGAATTAGAATCGAATGATGGCACATTTGAAAAATTAACTAAAAAAGAAGCACTTATAAGATACAGAGAATTATATAAGTTAGAAAATAGTTTAGGTGGAATTAAAAATATGGGTGGTTTACCAGATGCATTATTTATAGTTGATGCAGAACATGAAAATATTGCAGTGAAAGAAGCAAATAATTTGGGAATTCCGGTGTTTGCTATTGTTGACACCAATTCTAATCCTGATGGGGTTGATTTTATTATTCCAGGTAATGATGATGCTGTACGTGCTATCAATTTATATTTAACTAGTATTACTGCAATTTTATTAAAGCATTCTGATAATATTAATAAAATAAGTATATGTGAGGTTTAATTAACTGATCATATTTCATTAAAATATTATTTTTATGATTAACATTTTATTATTCATGATTTAGTAATTTTTTATAAAATATCTTTAGTATATAATTTTTAGTATCAATGTTTTATTTTATTTATTGGATATAATTTTTTCAAGGAATTTAAAAATGATTTATTGTGTTACAGCTGTTTTAGTTAAAGCATTGAGACAACGTACTGGTGTTGGTATTATGGAATGTAAAAGAGCACTTTTAGAAGAAAATGGTAATCTTGAATTAGCTGTTGATAATTTAAGAAAAAATGGTTTAACTCGAGCATTAGAAAAGCGATCAAAAATTGCGTCACAAGGGTCTATTTTTGTTTATGTCAATAATAATATAGGTGCAATTTTAGAAGTTAACTGTGAAACTGATTTTGTTGCTAGAAGCATTGATTTTTTAAAATTTGGAAAAGAAATTATTCGAACAGCAGTGTTAAAAAAAATTTCAAATCTTGATATATTGAAAAATACATTTGAATCATTAAGATTAAATTTAATTGCAAAAGTTGCTGAAAATATTATTATTCGTAGATTTAAATTAATAGCAGGTCGTAATAAAAT belongs to Buchnera aphidicola (Eriosoma grossulariae) and includes:
- the tsf gene encoding translation elongation factor Ts, with protein sequence MIYCVTAVLVKALRQRTGVGIMECKRALLEENGNLELAVDNLRKNGLTRALEKRSKIASQGSIFVYVNNNIGAILEVNCETDFVARSIDFLKFGKEIIRTAVLKKISNLDILKNTFESLRLNLIAKVAENIIIRRFKLIAGRNKIGSYVHVSRIGVLLNSNLNDLDLVKKIAMHIAASKPEYISIEDIPNDVLDREKKIQLDLVKKSKKSLIITQKIVNGKMSKFMSEISLLEQDFILDTKIKVKDFLNQHSGRVESFVRFELGDSIK
- the rpsB gene encoding 30S ribosomal protein S2 — protein: MTVISMRDMLKAGVHFGHQTRYWNPKMKPFIYGSRNRVHIINLEKTLPMFNISTSELKKIFLKKGKILFVGTKKAASEGIKNIAINLNQFYVNHRWLGGMLTNWKTVRQSIKRLKDLELESNDGTFEKLTKKEALIRYRELYKLENSLGGIKNMGGLPDALFIVDAEHENIAVKEANNLGIPVFAIVDTNSNPDGVDFIIPGNDDAVRAINLYLTSITAILLKHSDNINKISICEV